In Pirellulales bacterium, the following proteins share a genomic window:
- a CDS encoding BON domain-containing protein: protein MRHLSWAAALAALVLAMPLSAIANDQEVANQVAESLRSSGRMKDYKVGVKVQEGVAWLEGTVASPEQMRTAESIAEQCYGVDRVVNNLTIGSSRAVEQNGGGQRSGLLQPDSISRTHVNAAVRGRDRNVVRASMELPEHAQQELAVAGPAPQLQEDVPMAPPAAEPMPMAQLNPMAQPMPMPNRQAQPMPQAAGRRQMPLPIGARGPYQQVSRQVPGGEAIGTPSPMPMQGGAPIGMAAPAPLHYDSPSMPGYAWPSYAAYPNYAALTYPKQYSPTAWPYIGPFYPYPQVPLGWRKVTLEWDDGWWFLDFKDSH, encoded by the coding sequence ATGCGACATTTGTCTTGGGCCGCTGCGCTGGCGGCTCTTGTGTTGGCGATGCCATTGTCCGCGATCGCCAACGATCAGGAAGTTGCCAATCAAGTGGCCGAAAGTCTGCGATCCAGCGGTCGAATGAAGGACTACAAGGTTGGCGTCAAGGTGCAAGAAGGGGTTGCCTGGCTCGAAGGCACGGTGGCCAGCCCCGAGCAAATGCGCACGGCAGAGTCGATCGCCGAGCAATGTTACGGTGTCGATCGAGTCGTGAATAATCTGACGATTGGCTCCAGCCGAGCCGTTGAGCAAAATGGCGGCGGCCAGCGCTCTGGATTGCTCCAGCCCGATAGCATCTCTCGCACCCATGTGAATGCTGCCGTACGCGGACGCGATCGCAACGTTGTTCGCGCCAGCATGGAACTTCCGGAACACGCGCAGCAAGAGTTGGCCGTCGCCGGTCCTGCTCCACAGTTGCAAGAAGACGTTCCGATGGCGCCGCCAGCGGCCGAGCCGATGCCCATGGCCCAACTGAATCCGATGGCCCAGCCGATGCCGATGCCAAACCGGCAAGCGCAACCCATGCCGCAGGCCGCAGGTCGTCGGCAGATGCCGCTGCCGATCGGCGCTCGCGGGCCGTATCAACAAGTCTCGCGTCAAGTGCCTGGAGGCGAAGCAATCGGCACGCCGTCGCCGATGCCGATGCAAGGCGGGGCTCCAATCGGTATGGCCGCACCCGCGCCGCTGCACTATGACAGTCCATCGATGCCGGGCTACGCCTGGCCGAGCTATGCCGCCTATCCGAATTATGCGGCATTGACTTATCCCAAGCAGTATTCGCCGACGGCTTGGCCCTACATCGGCCCGTTTTATCCCTATCCTCAAGTGCCACTCGGCTGGCGGAAAGTGACGCTCGAGTGGGATGACGGCTGGTGGTTCCTTGACTTCAAAGACTCGCACTAA
- the rimO gene encoding 30S ribosomal protein S12 methylthiotransferase RimO, whose translation MTSLPIVEPAATPRLRSDQNARPPKGTYSFVSLGCPKNLVDSERMLGLLQLDGYRLVREPAGADFVVVNTCGFIEQARDESYATIHEMLELKRRGDTRGVIVSGCLAEREKEALLEKCPDVDFIVGVFGRDQVTKVADRLVGRLDEQRSVFQPAPIRPFSDRSRLRITPRHFAYLKISEGCDRLCTFCAIPKMRGKHATKPMEEVVAEAKELAADGVRELILVAQDTTYYGMDLYGEPRLTELLRLLVEVPGIDWIRLMYLYPIYFTDELIDLIAAGGKILPYLDMPLQHINDTMLRRMQRRVNRHETETLLASLRRRIPNLVMRTTLITGFPGETDDHFDELVEFVAREKFERLGVFTYSFEPDTPAARLPNHLPEEVKNARRDRLMAVQQQIAFAWNDSRLGQRVDVMIDREVPGEKNAWLGRSYTDAPDVDSVTYVTGKRLKPGQIVPCELVSTAEYDLVAAAIGPPR comes from the coding sequence ATGACATCGTTGCCCATCGTTGAACCTGCCGCGACACCGCGCCTCCGCAGCGACCAGAATGCGCGCCCACCAAAAGGCACCTACAGCTTCGTCAGCCTCGGCTGCCCGAAGAATCTCGTCGACAGCGAGCGGATGCTCGGCTTGTTGCAGCTCGACGGCTACCGGCTAGTGCGGGAGCCGGCTGGCGCAGATTTCGTCGTTGTCAACACCTGCGGCTTCATCGAGCAAGCGCGCGATGAATCGTATGCGACGATTCACGAAATGCTCGAACTGAAGCGCCGCGGCGATACCCGCGGCGTGATCGTTTCCGGCTGTCTAGCCGAGCGCGAAAAAGAAGCGCTGCTGGAAAAGTGCCCAGATGTGGATTTCATCGTCGGCGTTTTCGGCCGCGACCAAGTGACCAAAGTCGCCGACCGGCTGGTTGGCCGACTCGACGAGCAGCGGAGCGTGTTTCAGCCAGCGCCGATTCGGCCCTTCAGCGATCGATCGCGTCTGCGAATCACGCCGCGGCACTTTGCCTATCTTAAAATCTCGGAAGGCTGCGACCGGCTTTGCACATTCTGTGCGATTCCGAAGATGCGCGGCAAACATGCGACCAAACCAATGGAAGAGGTCGTCGCCGAAGCGAAGGAGCTGGCGGCCGATGGCGTGCGCGAGTTGATCCTCGTCGCGCAAGACACGACCTACTACGGCATGGATCTGTATGGCGAGCCGCGCCTGACGGAATTGCTGCGGCTACTCGTCGAAGTTCCAGGGATCGATTGGATTCGGCTGATGTATCTTTATCCAATCTATTTCACCGACGAGTTGATCGACCTCATTGCCGCCGGTGGAAAAATTCTGCCGTATCTCGACATGCCGCTGCAACATATCAACGACACCATGCTGCGTCGCATGCAACGCCGGGTGAATCGGCACGAAACCGAGACGCTGTTGGCCAGTTTGCGGCGGCGCATTCCGAACCTCGTCATGCGAACCACATTGATCACTGGCTTTCCGGGCGAGACCGACGATCACTTTGACGAACTGGTTGAATTTGTCGCGCGAGAAAAGTTTGAACGTCTCGGCGTGTTCACCTATTCGTTTGAACCCGATACGCCGGCCGCGCGGTTGCCGAATCATTTGCCGGAAGAAGTGAAAAACGCCCGTCGTGATCGATTGATGGCCGTGCAACAACAAATCGCCTTCGCTTGGAACGATTCGCGGCTCGGGCAGCGCGTCGATGTCATGATCGATCGCGAAGTCCCCGGCGAGAAAAACGCTTGGCTCGGCCGCTCATATACCGATGCACCCGATGTCGATTCGGTCACTTATGTCACCGGCAAACGTCTGAAGCCGGGGCAGATCGTGCCGTGCGAACTGGTTTCGACGGCCGAGTACGATTTGGTCGCTGCGGCGATTGGCCCGCCGCGTTAA
- a CDS encoding ImmA/IrrE family metallo-endopeptidase: protein MLSELSQEELSAAIDSATDEALNRVAFDGPPVDAVALARELGMVVVWDDRQAGRARRANVGGSDGISSIFVRHDPRPEREQWAVAHEIGESLANRVFRQLGIDPPAAPRPAREQIANAIAGRLLVPRDWFAADGVACGWDLLELKRRYSTASHELIARRMLDYSTPIIVGVYDQNRVIWRKTNVGNRAPKSSQQEIDCRRQAHASGKAVTTDRPQAIRVWPIHEADWKREILRVEMDEFAQGL from the coding sequence ATGCTATCCGAGTTGTCACAAGAAGAACTGTCTGCCGCCATCGATTCGGCGACGGACGAGGCGTTGAATCGCGTCGCGTTCGATGGGCCGCCGGTCGACGCGGTGGCCCTTGCGCGAGAGCTTGGGATGGTCGTGGTGTGGGACGATCGGCAAGCGGGGCGAGCCCGGCGGGCGAACGTTGGTGGCAGCGATGGAATCTCGTCGATCTTTGTGCGACACGATCCACGGCCCGAGCGCGAACAATGGGCGGTAGCGCACGAGATCGGAGAGTCGCTGGCCAACCGCGTATTTCGTCAACTCGGTATCGATCCTCCAGCGGCGCCGCGGCCAGCGCGTGAGCAGATTGCCAACGCCATCGCTGGAAGGCTGCTAGTGCCGCGCGATTGGTTCGCCGCCGATGGCGTGGCGTGTGGATGGGATTTGTTGGAATTGAAGCGTCGATACTCGACGGCGAGCCACGAACTAATCGCCCGACGAATGCTCGACTATTCGACGCCGATCATTGTCGGCGTATACGATCAGAATCGGGTCATTTGGCGGAAAACGAACGTGGGCAATCGTGCGCCCAAATCCAGCCAGCAAGAAATCGATTGCCGTCGTCAAGCGCACGCAAGCGGCAAGGCAGTTACCACCGATCGCCCCCAGGCGATTCGCGTCTGGCCAATTCACGAAGCCGATTGGAAGCGGGAAATTTTGCGCGTCGAGATGGATGAATTTGCGCAGGGGTTGTGA
- a CDS encoding glutamate dehydrogenase codes for MRPFDATRLYFDRAADHLELSANMRSLLITPKREVQVEIPIELDSGELATFIGYRVQHDNARGPMKGGLRYHPQVDLDEIRSLAALMTWKTAVVNLPYGGAKGGIAIDPKQFSLRELERITRKFVDGIHDMIGPDTDIPAPDMGSSAEVMGWIVNQYNKYHGFSPACVTGKPVELHGLPGREEATGRGVGIIVLKLLSRIGRRPKETRVAIQGFGNVGTHTAKFLNEAECRVVAISDVTGGYYRPAGLDVRELLRYAREHKGMLSGFSDGEAISNEKLLELDVDLLVPAALGGVITRDNVQRIKAPIIIEAANAPTDPDADEVLAQSGKMVVPDILVNAGGVTASYFEWVQNRQHYQWGINRVRQELDHVLSDAFERVWELAGQQKVSLRTAAYIIGIGRVGRATVLGGIT; via the coding sequence ATGCGACCCTTCGACGCCACGCGGCTGTACTTCGATCGTGCGGCCGATCATTTAGAACTCTCCGCCAACATGCGCAGCCTGCTGATTACGCCCAAGCGCGAAGTGCAGGTGGAAATCCCCATCGAACTGGACAGCGGCGAACTGGCCACATTCATCGGCTACCGCGTCCAGCACGACAATGCGCGCGGGCCGATGAAAGGCGGGCTTCGCTATCATCCGCAGGTCGACCTGGATGAAATCCGCTCGCTGGCGGCTTTGATGACTTGGAAAACAGCCGTCGTCAATCTGCCCTACGGCGGCGCGAAAGGGGGCATCGCGATCGACCCCAAGCAGTTCAGCCTGCGCGAGCTAGAACGCATTACGCGCAAGTTCGTCGACGGCATTCACGACATGATCGGCCCCGACACCGATATTCCGGCTCCCGACATGGGCAGTTCGGCCGAAGTGATGGGCTGGATCGTGAACCAGTACAACAAGTATCACGGCTTCAGCCCCGCTTGCGTTACCGGCAAGCCGGTTGAACTGCACGGCTTGCCTGGACGCGAGGAAGCCACCGGCCGGGGCGTAGGAATCATCGTGCTGAAGCTGCTCAGCCGCATCGGCCGCCGGCCCAAGGAAACGCGCGTCGCCATTCAGGGTTTTGGCAACGTCGGAACGCATACGGCAAAGTTTCTGAATGAGGCCGAATGCCGCGTGGTCGCCATCAGCGATGTCACCGGCGGATACTATCGACCAGCAGGGTTGGATGTAAGAGAGTTGCTTCGCTATGCACGGGAACACAAAGGGATGCTGAGCGGATTTTCCGACGGCGAAGCCATCTCGAACGAAAAACTGCTGGAACTCGACGTCGATCTGCTCGTGCCGGCCGCCTTGGGCGGCGTCATCACGCGTGACAACGTCCAACGAATCAAGGCGCCCATCATCATCGAAGCCGCCAACGCCCCGACCGACCCCGACGCCGACGAAGTTCTCGCGCAATCCGGCAAAATGGTGGTCCCCGACATTCTCGTCAATGCCGGTGGCGTCACGGCCAGCTACTTCGAATGGGTGCAGAACCGTCAGCACTATCAATGGGGCATCAATCGCGTGCGGCAAGAACTCGATCATGTGCTGTCGGACGCCTTCGAGCGCGTCTGGGAGCTAGCCGGTCAGCAAAAAGTCTCGCTCCGCACCGCGGCTTACATCATCGGCATCGGCCGCGTGGGACGAGCCACGGTGCTAGGGGGCATTACGTAG